In Oryza brachyantha chromosome 1, ObraRS2, whole genome shotgun sequence, the following are encoded in one genomic region:
- the LOC102708018 gene encoding plasma membrane ATPase-like — METVTAGGLKQIRNEAVNLENIPLANVFVHLKCTEKGLTTDEGNERAAVFGPNKLEEKKESRILKFLGFMWNPLSWVMEVAAIMAIALANGGNRPPDWQDFVGIVVLLLLNSSISYFEESNAGSAAEALMANLAPKTKVLRDGRWAEEDAAILVPGDIISIKLGDIVPADARLLQGDPLKVDQSALTGESLPVTKCPGESVYSGSTCKQGEINAVVIATGVHTFFGKAAHLVDSTNQVGHFQKMLRAIGNFCIAAIAIGMVIEVIVMYPIQHRLYRDGIDNLLVLLIGGIPIAMPTVLSVTMAIGSHRLSEQGAITKRMTAIEEMAAMTVLCSDKTGTLTLNKLGVDKDFIEVFADGVGKEDVILLARASRVENQDAIDTTMVGMLDDPKDARRGIEEVHFLPFNPVDKRTALTYIKVDDGTWHRVSKGAPEQILSLCNCIDDMKKRAHAVIDKYADRGLRSLAVARQELPEKNKESPGGKWEFVGLLPLLDPPRHDSAETIKRALHLGVNVKMITGDQLAIAKETGRRLGMGVNMYPSSALLGHGMNDSIAPVPIDKLIEKADGFAGVFPGMCSHGHGWRAFTPWRFLV, encoded by the exons aTGGAGACGGTGACGGCGGGTGGGCTCAAGCAGATCAGGAACGAGGCGGTTAATCTG GAGAACATCCCGTTGGCCAATGTGTTCGTGCATCTCAAATGCACCGAGAAAGGTCTCACCACCGACGAGGGCAAcgagcgcgccgccgtcttcgGTCCTAACAAACTTGAGGAGAAAAAA GAGAGCAGGATACTGAAGTTTCTGGGGTTCATGTGGAACCCGCTGTCGTGGGTGATGGAAGTGGCCGCGATCATGGCGATCGCGCTGGCGAACGGCGGCAACCGGCCGCCGGATTGGCAGGACTTCGTCGGGATcgtcgtgctgctgctgctcaacTCGAGCATATCGTACTTCGAGGAGAGCAAcgccggcagcgcggcggaggcgctcATGGCGAACCTGGCTCCCAAGACGAAGGTTCTCCGCGACGGGAGGTGGGCGGAGGAGGATGCCGCCATCCTCGTCCCCGGCGACATAATCAGCATTAAGCTCGGCGACATCGTGCCGGCCGACGCGCGCCTCCTCCAGGGCGACCCGCTTAAGGTGGACCAGTCTGCGCTCACCGGCGAGTCGCTGCCGGTGACCAAGTGCCCCGGCGAGAGCGTCTACTCGGGGTCGACGTGCAAGCAGGGCGAGATCAacgccgtcgtcatcgccacCGGCGTGCACACCTTCTTTGGGAAGGCGGCGCACCTCGTCGATAGCACCAACCAGGTCGGCCACTTCCAGAAGATGCTCCGCGCCATCGGCAACTTCTGCATCGCCGCCATTGCCATCGGGATGGTCATCGAGGTGATCGTCATGTACCCCATCCAGCACCGCCTCTACCGCGATGGTATCGACAACCTGCTCGTCCTCCTCATCGGCGGCATCCCCATCGCAATGCCCACCGTGCTGTCGGTCACCATGGCGATCGGGTCACACCGCTTGTCCGAACAGGGCGCTATCACCAAGCGCATGACGGCGATCGAGGAGATGGCCGCCATGACCGTGCTCTGCAGCGACAAGACGGGCACCCTCACCCTGAACAAGCTCGGCGTCGACAAGGACTTCATCGAGGTGTTCGCCGATGGCGTCGGCAAGGAAGACGTGATCCTCCTCGCCAGGGCGTCGCGCGTCGAGAACCAGGACGCTATCGACACCACCATGGTCGGCATGCTCGACGACCCCAAGGACGCCCGCCGCGGCATCGAGGAGGTCCACTTCCTTCCCTTCAACCCCGTCGACAAGCGCACCGCCCTCACGTACATCAAAGTTGACGACGGCACATGGCACCGCGTCAGCAAGGGAGCTCCCGAGCAG ATTCTGTCGCTGTGCAACTGCATCGATGACATGAAGAAGAGGGCGCACGCGGTGATCGACAAGTACGCCGACCGCGGCCTCCGGTCGCTCGCCGTCGCGAGGCAAGAGCTGCCAGAGAAGAACAAGGAGAGCCCCGGCGGGAAGTGGGAGTTCGTCGGGCTGTTGCCGCTGCTTGACCCGCCGCGGCACGACAGCGCCGAGACCATCAAGCGTGCGCTCCACCTCGGCGTCAACGTCAAGATGATCACCG GTGATCAGCTCGCCATTGCCAAGGAGACCGGGAGGAGGCTCGGCATGGGCGTCAACATGTACCCCTCATCGGCACTGCTCGGCCATGGCATGAACGACTCCATCGCCCCCGTCCCCATCGACAAGCTCATCGAGAAGGCCGACGGCTTCGCCGGCGTCTTCCCAGGCA